From the genome of Erinaceus europaeus chromosome 1, mEriEur2.1, whole genome shotgun sequence:
TAATTGGCGGTGCCGCTGTGGCCCGAGCCTGGAGTGGCTACCTGGATGCCATCTTCAGCCACAGGATCCGCAATTTTACTGAGACCCACTTGGGTGTCTGGCAGGTGCCCTTTCTGGCCCACTATCCTGACTTCCTGGCTGCTGGCATCTTGCTTTTGGCTTCTGCCTTTGTCTCCTGTGGAGCCCGGGTCTCCTCCTGGCTCAATCACACCTTCTCTGCCATCAGCTTGGTGGTCATCCTCTTCATCATCATCCTGGGGTTTGTCCTGTCTCGCCCACACAACTGGAGTACTGAGGAGGGTGGCTTTGCACCTTTTGGCTTCTCTGGCATCATGGCTGGTACCGCTACCTGTTTCTATGCCTTTGTGGGCTTTGATGTTATTGCTGCCTCCAGCGAGGAGGCACAGAACCCTCGGCGGGCTGTCCCGATGGCCATCGCCATCTCCCTGAGCCTGGCAGCTGGTGCCTACATCCTAGTTTCCACTGTGCTCACCCTCATGGTACCCTGGCACAGCCTGGACCCCGACTCTGCGCTCGCCGATGCCTTCTACCGGCGGGGCTACAGCTGGGCTGGCTTTATTGTGGCAACTGGCTCCATCTGTGGTAAGGGGCTTGtccaaggggggaggggaggcagtgtagtgaggagagggacagagtagTGGGACTTGCTATTGGTCTCCCAAGGAGCACTGTTCCATTGAGGCCTCCAGCACCCCCAAAGTGGGCCAAACTCCTCTAACACCCCCAGAGGGCCAAACTTGTGCCCATGCTCCCAAGGGacctccctggccctggccctagCCCTGGCAGTGGCCCCAGGTAGACCTGTCCTCTCTGCTAACAACCCGCCCACCCTCTGTCAACAGCTATGAACACAGTCCTGCTCAGCAACCTCTTCTCTCTGCCACGCATTGTCTATGCCATGGCAGCCGACGGGCTCTTCTTCCAGGTGTTTGCCCAGGTGCATCCCCGGACACAAGTGCCCATGGTGGGCATCTTGGTGTTTGGGGTTCTCATGGCTTTCCTGGCGCTGTTGCTGGACCTTGAGGCACTGGTCCAGTTCCTGTCCATCGGTACACTCCTGGCCTACACCTTTGTGGCTGCTAGCATAATTGTGCTCCGCTTCCAGAAGGCACCTGCTTCGGCCTCCCCAGGCCCAGCCAGCCCTGGCCCCCTAACCAAGGAATACAACTCCTGCTCAGACCACATCCAGCTGGTGGGCACTGAGCAGGGCTTGGCCCCAGAGCCTGGGCAACTGCGGCCAGCCCTACGGCCCTACCTGGGTTTTCTGGGCACACTCAGCCCTGGAGCTGCAGTGACCTGGGCACTCAGCACGCTGGTCACCTCTGCCATCATCCTAGGCTGTGTATTGGTCTTTGGAGAACCCACAGTGCACCTTCCATACTGGGGCTACACTTTGCTACTCCTGCTCAGCACTGCTGTGTTTCTGCTCAGTCTCCTCATCCTGTGGGCCCACCAGCAACAATGCCACCAGGACACCTTCCAGGTATGAGCCCCAGCCCACATACACTGGCTTTTGCCCCAGCCAGCCCCTTTTGCCCCTCGCCCCCTGAACCAGCAGAATGAACAAGGGCCCATGGCTGGTGAGGCCAATATGcccatttccccctctttctgcATGGCATGACACATGGGCACTTAGCTCCAGAATCTTCAAAGGCTCTGCAGACTCCTGTGAAATGAGCCTCTGGACCTCAGACCTTCCTTGCAGCCTAGCCCTGCCCTTGCCCCCTCAGATCCCCATGGTGCCCCTGACTCCAGCCCTCAGCATCCTCCTCAACATCTGCCTCATGCTGAAGCTGAGCTACCTGACCTGGCTGCGCTTTGCCATCTGGCTACTGATTGGTGAGTGGGGGCCAGGCCAGGGTacaggagaagggcagggagggcagACAGGGCTGGGACCGACCCCTCAGATTCCTTTATCCCTGCAGGGCTCGCAGTGTATTTCGGCTATGGCATCTGGCACAGCAAGGAGAACCAGCGGGAGCTGCCTAGGCTGACCACCACACACTATGTGGTATTCCCCAGTAGCAACCTGGAAGAGATGGTGCAAGCCGTGCAGCCCCCCGGCCAGGCACCAGACCAGGGATCCTGCACAGAGCAGCCCTCCAGTCCATGAAGACAACTGGGGGCCCATCTACTCCCTCACCACAAGAGGCCCTGCTATTTGAGGCACCTCATGTTTGCCAAGCTGCCATGCTCAGAGAAGAGAGATTGGGAGTCATCTCAAAACCACAGGGCCTTACTCCAGCTGCCGGTCTTCATATTTGTGAGTGGACTGTGGCAGCACCAGGGTTGTGGTCCCTTTGCCTAGAGCCTTCAAGTTTTTGACCAGTTCCAGCTTCCTGGGCAAACAGGGTGGGCTGAGTAAGGAAAAGGCCCAAAGCCCAGGGATCCACAATAATAACTGTTTGGCCAGCTGTAGGTCTTGGTGCCCTGTGGTGTTCTTTGTAGCAGTGAGTTTTTGTTTACACTCAGGACCAAGGGATTGTCTCCAGTCTGTAGTGCCGGGGAGAGCCAGAGGAGGCAGCAGAATCCGGGAGACTGTTAGACCCGAGGTCCTGATCTCAGACCAGTGCCGACAGCCTAGCTTAGATGGGAGCTACATATTCCCtcctacataccccaggcacagGAGGATCCATGACAGGAGAGAtgtctgcctccccaccccaacccccacctctaGACACagagagcatggactcagggagTAGAGCCTAGACTGCTAGAAAAGGCTGGGAGAAAGCCTAGCCAATACAGCACACAtggtgggagcaccatgcaaaggggaagcttcacaaaagggaAAGTCATACTGTgtggtatctccttgtctttTTGTCTCacactctatctggaaaaaaaaaagtctgttgggagtggaagcagtggaattgtgcatgtgtgaagccTCAGTGAAACCCTGGTTACACAAAGTGGGGGTGGGTAGGCAAGGGAGTTCTGGGGTCCCACTGGTTTTCCAGGGATCCCACTGGTTTTCCCACTGGTTTTCCAGGGATCCCAGAAAGCATGGAAGGACTGCTTTGGAAAGTAGAGGCAACCCCACAACCCCACAGGCATGTGCCCACATGGTGCTTATATCTGCCCAGGGCAGGGCATACCTGTGCACAGAATGAGGATACATCTATCTCAAGCTgtcattttccctctctccccatcactCAAGGGTTCATGATTGAGGTGGGGTGGTACATGCGACATAAGCTTGTTCCAAGTGGCTTCCAGCCTACCTTGTGGCTCTGAGCAGCTAGAGAGATGGTCCTCTAATCTACCCTGCATCTTCCACACTGCCCTCTccaagattatatatattttgccttcagggttattgctggggctcagtgacagcactatgaattcactgctcctagcagccattttttccactttattggaacaaagagaaattgagagaggagggggagagagagggagagagaaagacaactgcagacctgcttcatcgcttgtaaagtaacctccctgcaggtgtggagccaggagcttgaacctagatccttgtgaagatccttgcacttcatactatatgtgcctaactgggtgtaccactgcccagcccccgactATGATATGTTTGccacagacacctacagctcctCACCCTGCCTGTAACAGCACCCAGGAAACTGCCAGCTTTTACAGGTTTTATTTCTGCACTTTCTGCAGTGATGACATCAGCTCTCTCTGGGTGTGAGTACAGTCAGGTAATTATGGCACCAGTGCAACAACCAGGTCTCAGGGCTGTGCTCTCTGACTCTAGCTCTCCTGAACACACCTCCTCATGGACACTGCTCTGGAAACTGAGAGACCTCAGGAACCCCCTCCCCCAAAGGCTTTGCTGAGACTTCAAGTGTGGGATGATTCCAGATGCTAGTCCTCACCTGGGCCCtctgccagcaggatgccagcaTACCCTGGTCATCAGGGACCCAAAAGAAAGCAGTGCCTCCCTGCTCCCTCACCCGAAGTGGTCTTCCCAAATTCCCAAAGTGCATGCCTTATCATGATTTAATCCCTGTCACCACCTGAGAGCACCAACGACAGCACCAAGGAAATTCCGTGGGTGGTGGAGTtgtgtttctatgtctctctctgtctcttgtaaaaaaaagtgggggggggagtagaATAAAATTGGAGTGGAGGTGGCTCCGTGGTATTGCAT
Proteins encoded in this window:
- the SLC7A4 gene encoding cationic amino acid transporter 4 isoform X1, which gives rise to MAPGWSTSARLAHLCQKLNRLKPLEESTMETSLRRCLSTLDLTLLGVGGMVGSGLYVLTGTVAKEMAGPAVLVSFGIAAVASLLAALCYAEFGARVPRTGSAYLFTYVSMGELWAFLIGWNVLLEYLIGGAAVARAWSGYLDAIFSHRIRNFTETHLGVWQVPFLAHYPDFLAAGILLLASAFVSCGARVSSWLNHTFSAISLVVILFIIILGFVLSRPHNWSTEEGGFAPFGFSGIMAGTATCFYAFVGFDVIAASSEEAQNPRRAVPMAIAISLSLAAGAYILVSTVLTLMVPWHSLDPDSALADAFYRRGYSWAGFIVATGSICAMNTVLLSNLFSLPRIVYAMAADGLFFQVFAQVHPRTQVPMVGILVFGVLMAFLALLLDLEALVQFLSIGTLLAYTFVAASIIVLRFQKAPASASPGPASPGPLTKEYNSCSDHIQLVGTEQGLAPEPGQLRPALRPYLGFLGTLSPGAAVTWALSTLVTSAIILGCVLVFGEPTVHLPYWGYTLLLLLSTAVFLLSLLILWAHQQQCHQDTFQIPMVPLTPALSILLNICLMLKLSYLTWLRFAIWLLIGLAVYFGYGIWHSKENQRELPRLTTTHYVVFPSSNLEEMVQAVQPPGQAPDQGSCTEQPSSP
- the SLC7A4 gene encoding cationic amino acid transporter 4 isoform X2 yields the protein MAPGWSTSARLAHLCQKLNRLKPLEESTMETSLRRCLSTLDLTLLGVGGMVGSGLYVLTGTVAKEMAGPAVLVSFGIAAVASLLAALCYAEFGARVPRTGSAYLFTYVSMGELWAFLIGWNVLLEYLIGGAAVARAWSGYLDAIFSHRIRNFTETHLGVWQVPFLAHYPDFLAAGILLLASAFVSCGARVSSWLNHTFSAISLVVILFIIILGFVLSRPHNWSTEEGGFAPFGFSGIMAGTATCFYAFVGFDVIAASSEEAQNPRRAVPMAIAISLSLAAGAYILVSTVLTLMVPWHSLDPDSALADAFYRRGYSWAGFIVATGSICAMNTVLLSNLFSLPRIVYAMAADGLFFQVFAQVHPRTQVPMVGILVFGVLMAFLALLLDLEALVQFLSIGTLLAYTFVAASIIVLRFQKAPASASPGPASPGPLTKEYNSCSDHIQLVGTEQGLAPEPGQLRPALRPYLGFLGTLSPGAAVTWALSTLVTSAIILGCVLVFGEPTVHLPYWGYTLLLLLSTAVFLLSLLILWAHQQQCHQDTFQIPMVPLTPALSILLNICLMLKLSYLTWLRFAIWLLIVATWKRWCKPCSPPARHQTRDPAQSSPPVHEDNWGPIYSLTTRGPAI